The Pseudanabaena sp. BC1403 genome has a window encoding:
- the purF gene encoding amidophosphoribosyltransferase — protein sequence MLPDHSDHSVFADEMPENLINHRDFDNLVFNDGNEIEADKPQEACGVFGVLAAEGDVAKLVYFGLYALQHRGQESAGITVYDEHGTTHTYKAMGLVAQVFNETILAEMKGALGIGHNRYSTTGSSKVCNAQPIVVNTRLGDFSLAHNGNLVNATELRGELSAQGHALESTTDSEGIAFAVSEAVEEGKDWQEAIVTALRRCHGAFSLVMAMPNAIAGARDSYGVRPLVIGKTEDGSYVLSSETCGLDIIGAEYVREVLPGELVIITIENGIQSLQWEEAKPKLCVFEMIYFARPDSVMHDESLYTYRLRIGRALARESFVEADIVIGVPDSGIPAAIGFSRESGIPYGEALIKNRYVGRTFIQPTQAMRESGIRMKLNTLKDVLQGKRVIVIDDSIVRGTTSRKIVRALREAGAIEVHMRISSPPVTHPCFYGIDTDSQDHLIASHNSVEAIAKQIEVDTLAYLSHDEMLKATQIDTAHFCTACFTGKYPIEVPDKLKRTKLMLENTAT from the coding sequence ATGTTGCCAGACCATTCTGACCATTCTGTTTTTGCCGATGAGATGCCTGAAAACCTTATAAATCATAGAGATTTTGATAATCTAGTTTTTAATGATGGCAATGAAATTGAGGCTGACAAACCACAGGAAGCTTGTGGTGTTTTTGGGGTATTAGCGGCAGAAGGGGATGTTGCTAAACTTGTATATTTTGGACTGTATGCCTTACAACATCGTGGTCAGGAATCAGCAGGTATTACCGTCTACGATGAGCATGGGACGACCCATACATATAAAGCGATGGGATTAGTTGCCCAAGTATTTAATGAAACTATCCTCGCTGAAATGAAGGGAGCATTAGGAATTGGCCATAATCGCTATTCGACTACAGGTTCGAGCAAGGTTTGCAATGCTCAACCGATTGTTGTTAATACCAGACTGGGTGATTTCTCACTTGCTCACAATGGCAATTTAGTCAACGCGACAGAGTTACGCGGCGAACTGTCAGCTCAGGGTCACGCACTAGAATCAACTACTGATTCTGAAGGAATAGCTTTTGCCGTTAGTGAGGCAGTAGAAGAAGGTAAGGATTGGCAAGAGGCGATTGTAACGGCACTGCGTCGATGTCATGGAGCTTTTAGTTTAGTAATGGCGATGCCTAATGCGATCGCAGGAGCAAGAGATTCCTATGGTGTACGTCCTTTGGTAATTGGCAAAACTGAAGATGGTTCTTATGTTTTGTCGTCTGAGACATGCGGCTTAGATATTATCGGCGCTGAGTATGTGCGTGAGGTTCTTCCTGGGGAACTGGTGATAATTACGATCGAGAATGGGATTCAATCTTTACAATGGGAGGAGGCTAAGCCAAAGCTATGTGTATTTGAGATGATCTATTTTGCAAGACCTGATAGTGTGATGCATGATGAAAGTCTTTATACCTACAGACTGCGAATCGGTCGCGCATTAGCTAGAGAAAGTTTTGTAGAAGCCGATATTGTGATTGGTGTCCCAGATTCAGGTATTCCTGCGGCGATCGGATTTTCACGAGAGTCAGGGATTCCTTACGGTGAGGCTTTGATCAAAAACCGTTACGTGGGACGGACTTTCATTCAGCCAACCCAAGCGATGCGAGAATCAGGAATCCGCATGAAGCTCAATACCCTCAAGGATGTTTTGCAGGGTAAACGGGTAATTGTGATCGATGATTCGATCGTAAGGGGAACGACGAGTCGTAAAATAGTAAGAGCATTGCGTGAGGCTGGTGCAATTGAGGTACATATGCGTATTTCTTCGCCGCCCGTTACTCACCCTTGTTTTTATGGTATTGATACGGACTCGCAAGATCATTTGATTGCTTCACACAATTCTGTCGAGGCGATCGCTAAACAGATTGAGGTCGATACGCTTGCGTATCTCAGTCACGACGAAATGTTAAAAGCGACACAAATTGATACCGCGCATTTTTGCACAGCTTGTTTTACTGGGAAATATCCGATTGAAGTTCCTGATAAACTCAAGCGCACCAAACTTATGCTAGAAAATACGGCAACATGA
- a CDS encoding VOC family protein, which yields MTKILFHLAFPVKDIPSTKAFYIDGLGCLAGRESSDSLIMSLYGHQLVAHVDHENIDSQRGIYPRHFGLVFYSENNWMALLEKVHDKRLKFYQKPKIRFVDTPLEHRTFFLADNSGNILEFKHYKFENAIFGETDYNKVGDSDFAQQVPVVSH from the coding sequence ATGACCAAGATCCTCTTTCATCTCGCATTTCCAGTTAAAGATATTCCAAGCACCAAGGCTTTTTATATTGATGGTTTGGGTTGTTTGGCAGGACGCGAGTCAAGCGACTCGCTGATCATGAGTTTGTATGGTCACCAGTTGGTAGCGCATGTTGATCACGAGAATATAGATTCTCAACGTGGCATCTATCCGCGACATTTCGGGTTAGTTTTTTATTCCGAAAATAACTGGATGGCTCTGTTAGAAAAAGTTCATGATAAGCGTCTTAAGTTTTATCAAAAACCAAAAATTCGCTTTGTGGACACTCCTTTAGAGCATCGAACCTTTTTCTTGGCTGATAATTCAGGCAACATTTTAGAATTCAAGCATTACAAATTTGAAAATGCAATTTTTGGTGAGACTGATTACAACAAAGTCGGAGATTCAGACTTTGCTCAACAGGTTCCTGTGGTTTCGCATTAA
- a CDS encoding Spx/MgsR family RNA polymerase-binding regulatory protein — protein MSIQVYGIPNCGTCKKAIAWLDNQGIAYEFINTKDYPPSRTAIAEWVNALGERVMRNTSGQSYRSLGTEKDTWSHIQWIEAYAKDSMLLKRPLFVKDGKAIAIGFRNPEEIKQKLA, from the coding sequence ATGTCTATTCAAGTTTATGGCATACCCAATTGTGGAACCTGCAAAAAAGCGATCGCTTGGTTAGATAATCAAGGAATTGCCTACGAATTTATCAATACCAAAGACTATCCGCCATCTCGAACTGCGATCGCCGAATGGGTAAATGCATTAGGGGAAAGAGTAATGCGAAACACCTCTGGACAATCTTATCGATCGCTTGGCACTGAAAAAGATACATGGTCACACATTCAATGGATTGAAGCCTATGCTAAAGATTCAATGTTGTTGAAACGTCCTTTATTTGTCAAAGATGGCAAGGCGATCGCGATCGGATTTAGAAACCCTGAAGAAATCAAGCAAAAACTAGCCTAA
- a CDS encoding cation-transporting P-type ATPase — translation MASLHQPLWALSFEEVYESLGTSANGLSQIEAQSRLEKFGANELPEPAHRPLWLRFADQLTHFMALLLWIAGILAFISRTPELGWAVWSVIWINAIFSFWQEFQAEKALSALKKVLPMQVKVYRNGELKQIPARELVRGDVMQLEEGDRISADARLISAESLYLDVSVMTGESLPVARSPYPVRLRETVSVRGGKTMLRQGEQPMQEKVNPSEIANLVLAGSMVAAGRAVAVVYATGAETEFGQVAHLTTEVKREPSTLEIQVSRIVRIITAIALGMGVTVFALSYFLIGMDVTESFIFAIGIIVANIPEGLLPTVTLALALGVKRMARRNALVRRLSAVETLSATTVICTDKTGTLTKNEMTVRYLWLPTEPTTSDHPNPQSEDVNNVLKNRLIEVTGAGYDPTSGKVNIPADSETARKAKVLLIGSALCSNARLVHLNAPSRWQEIGDPTEAALLVAAGKAELNLEDLQKQYPRLRELPFDSRRLMMTVVLNWQDSELWSSDFPNLAFTKGAPLEVLKHCHLILRDGQAQELTHTYWAEVVKANDDLARQGFRVLGLAARQGGQELLDLKAQDLEQDLIFIGLVAMFDPPREEVPKAIAQCHQAGIKVTMVTGDYGLTAEAIARQIGLVSGKVRVVTGEGMEHLSDAQLKQVVKYRFGLVFARMSPEHKLRLVQAYKDIGEIVAVTGDGVNDAPALRAANIGIAMGQNGTDVAREAADIVLTDDNFATIVVAIEQGRAIYQNIRKFMTYILASNVPEIVPFLGMVAFKIPPALTILQILAVDLGTDMVPALALGAETPEAGIMDRPPRPKQEFLLNVPLLLRAYLFLGMIEAVLSMLGFFIVWWSYGYSLGDLQQVTPMILSQTADPTVTAIYRQATTVTLAAIVACQVGNLFACRSYWSSIFRQSLSNNSLIWLGITVECVALFAFIDFPPFRQVFGTASLANWHWLILLTCPPILIAIEELRKLFLCRNHRQHSRSL, via the coding sequence ATGGCATCACTTCACCAGCCACTATGGGCTTTGTCCTTTGAAGAAGTCTACGAATCTCTTGGCACTAGTGCTAATGGATTATCGCAGATAGAAGCGCAATCACGATTAGAGAAATTTGGTGCAAATGAATTGCCTGAACCTGCCCATCGTCCTTTGTGGCTGCGGTTTGCCGATCAGTTAACTCATTTTATGGCTCTCCTACTCTGGATCGCAGGGATTCTAGCCTTTATTTCCCGTACTCCTGAACTCGGTTGGGCAGTTTGGTCAGTAATCTGGATTAATGCCATCTTTAGCTTTTGGCAAGAGTTTCAAGCAGAGAAAGCATTATCAGCTCTCAAAAAAGTTTTGCCGATGCAGGTGAAAGTTTATCGAAACGGTGAACTAAAGCAAATTCCTGCGAGAGAACTGGTGCGTGGCGATGTCATGCAACTGGAAGAAGGCGATCGCATTTCCGCAGATGCGCGGTTGATATCGGCAGAAAGTTTGTATCTAGATGTATCGGTAATGACGGGAGAATCTTTACCCGTAGCACGAAGTCCTTATCCAGTGAGGTTGCGCGAGACAGTGTCAGTGCGTGGCGGTAAAACGATGCTACGTCAAGGCGAACAGCCGATGCAGGAAAAAGTGAATCCATCAGAAATTGCCAACCTTGTGTTGGCAGGCTCAATGGTTGCCGCAGGGCGAGCAGTGGCAGTTGTCTATGCAACGGGCGCTGAGACAGAGTTTGGACAGGTCGCCCATTTAACTACAGAGGTAAAGCGTGAGCCCAGTACGTTAGAAATTCAAGTTTCGCGAATTGTGCGAATTATTACCGCGATCGCCCTTGGTATGGGTGTGACTGTATTTGCGCTCAGTTATTTTCTGATTGGGATGGATGTGACTGAGAGCTTTATTTTTGCGATCGGTATTATCGTCGCAAATATCCCTGAAGGTTTATTACCGACAGTAACGCTCGCACTTGCCCTTGGAGTGAAAAGGATGGCGCGGCGTAATGCCCTTGTCCGAAGGCTCTCGGCAGTGGAAACCCTCAGCGCAACTACGGTGATTTGTACCGATAAAACTGGCACATTGACAAAAAATGAAATGACGGTGCGCTATCTTTGGTTACCGACAGAACCAACAACCTCTGATCATCCAAATCCCCAATCTGAAGATGTTAATAATGTTCTAAAAAATCGGCTTATTGAAGTCACAGGTGCAGGTTACGACCCCACTAGTGGCAAAGTAAACATTCCCGCAGATTCTGAAACTGCTCGTAAAGCCAAAGTTTTGCTGATCGGTTCGGCACTTTGTTCTAATGCGCGTTTGGTGCATCTCAATGCCCCTAGTCGTTGGCAAGAAATTGGTGATCCCACTGAGGCGGCTCTATTAGTAGCAGCAGGAAAAGCGGAACTAAATTTAGAAGATTTACAAAAGCAGTACCCACGCTTACGAGAACTTCCATTTGACTCACGCCGCCTAATGATGACGGTAGTGTTAAATTGGCAAGATTCGGAACTATGGTCTAGCGATTTTCCCAATCTCGCCTTCACTAAAGGCGCACCGTTGGAAGTTCTCAAACATTGTCACTTGATTTTGCGCGATGGACAGGCTCAAGAATTAACTCATACCTATTGGGCAGAGGTCGTCAAAGCCAATGATGATTTGGCACGACAAGGATTTCGGGTGTTAGGTCTAGCGGCGCGTCAAGGTGGGCAGGAACTACTAGATCTCAAAGCTCAGGACTTAGAGCAAGATTTAATATTTATCGGTTTAGTTGCCATGTTTGATCCACCACGAGAGGAAGTCCCGAAAGCGATCGCCCAATGTCATCAAGCTGGCATCAAAGTCACAATGGTTACAGGAGACTATGGACTCACTGCGGAAGCGATCGCCCGTCAAATTGGGCTGGTTAGCGGCAAAGTGCGTGTGGTCACAGGTGAAGGCATGGAACATCTCTCGGACGCACAACTAAAACAAGTAGTAAAATATCGCTTTGGATTAGTATTTGCAAGAATGTCACCTGAACATAAATTGCGATTGGTACAGGCTTACAAAGATATCGGTGAAATTGTTGCGGTGACGGGGGATGGGGTGAATGATGCTCCTGCCTTGCGTGCCGCCAATATCGGGATCGCGATGGGTCAAAATGGTACAGATGTCGCACGAGAAGCGGCGGATATTGTCTTGACTGATGATAACTTTGCTACGATTGTGGTCGCGATCGAGCAGGGTCGGGCAATTTATCAGAATATCCGCAAGTTTATGACCTATATTCTTGCCTCAAACGTGCCAGAGATTGTGCCGTTTTTAGGTATGGTTGCTTTCAAGATTCCTCCCGCGTTAACGATTTTACAGATACTTGCGGTGGATTTGGGCACAGACATGGTTCCTGCCCTAGCGCTAGGAGCGGAAACTCCCGAAGCTGGAATTATGGATCGTCCACCCCGTCCTAAGCAAGAATTTCTACTCAATGTTCCTTTACTACTCCGTGCCTATCTATTTCTAGGCATGATCGAGGCAGTTCTATCGATGTTAGGCTTCTTTATTGTTTGGTGGAGCTACGGCTATTCTCTAGGAGATTTGCAACAAGTCACACCAATGATTCTCTCTCAAACTGCCGATCCCACAGTGACCGCTATCTATCGCCAAGCGACAACTGTTACTCTTGCGGCGATCGTTGCTTGTCAAGTTGGCAATCTATTCGCTTGTCGTTCTTATTGGAGTTCTATATTCCGTCAGTCGCTATCAAACAATAGTTTGATCTGGTTGGGAATCACTGTTGAATGTGTTGCGCTCTTCGCATTTATCGACTTTCCACCATTCAGACAAGTATTCGGAACTGCTTCCTTAGCAAATTGGCATTGGTTGATTTTGCTAACCTGTCCACCGATCTTGATTGCTATAGAAGAACTTCGTAAACTATTTCTTTGCCGAAATCATCGGCAGCATTCGCGATCGCTATGA
- a CDS encoding GUN4 domain-containing protein, translating to MLGKLLDRRYRIIRELAEGGFSQTYLAEDTRLPKNPQCVVKHLNPTIDDPVFTQKALELFKAEAETLQELGKHDLIPQLYAYFQENKEFYLVQEFIAGHPLSKEMSPGSQMAEARVAQIVKEVLEILQFVHKYNVIHRDIKPSNLIRRHSDGKLVLIDFGTVKQVQMEVASAHHKAKVTLPIGTPGYMSYEQERGQSVSNSDIYSLGMLALQALTGKHPSQFPRDRDNEITWRSYAKVSREFAAVLDRMARCNPRDRYQTVDEVLKDIAKLPKLSTVSPRITDDREVKSNPLLLTSAIALLALTGGIYLFSTGWNPLKSNSLPINSLSPSPSISTPETSPSPLVQTSAAPILDRKANYGQLSIYLKEKDWKAADHETYLLLLKAAGSQSDIDGTFHPDEFNRITCADLVLIDQLWTQASNGKQGLTAQKKIYEDFAKDIRKTYENIGWLSPSGELAIDTAYDRKTSRWEYIEGRQPNFKSPPVGHLPFLLRDPNKNLERMATLYRCSS from the coding sequence ATGTTAGGCAAGCTACTTGATCGCCGCTACCGCATTATCAGAGAATTAGCAGAAGGAGGTTTTTCGCAAACTTATCTTGCTGAAGATACGCGCTTGCCAAAAAATCCTCAATGCGTGGTCAAACATCTTAATCCCACTATTGATGATCCTGTTTTCACCCAAAAGGCTCTAGAACTATTTAAAGCCGAAGCCGAAACATTACAAGAATTGGGAAAACATGATCTGATCCCTCAACTTTACGCATATTTCCAAGAAAACAAAGAATTCTATCTCGTTCAAGAATTTATCGCAGGACATCCACTCAGTAAGGAAATGTCTCCTGGAAGCCAAATGGCAGAAGCGCGAGTTGCCCAAATTGTCAAAGAAGTATTAGAAATCCTGCAATTCGTTCATAAATATAATGTCATTCATCGCGATATCAAACCTAGCAACTTGATTCGTCGTCATAGCGATGGCAAACTGGTATTGATTGATTTTGGTACTGTCAAGCAAGTCCAAATGGAAGTTGCTAGCGCCCATCATAAAGCAAAAGTGACATTACCAATTGGTACGCCTGGGTATATGTCCTACGAACAAGAACGCGGTCAATCTGTATCAAATAGTGATATCTACTCTTTGGGAATGCTGGCTCTGCAAGCTCTTACTGGTAAGCATCCTAGCCAGTTCCCAAGAGATCGCGATAATGAGATTACTTGGCGCAGCTATGCCAAAGTGAGTCGTGAATTTGCCGCAGTTTTAGATCGGATGGCACGTTGCAATCCCCGCGATCGCTATCAGACAGTTGATGAAGTTCTGAAAGATATCGCGAAACTACCAAAATTAAGTACAGTTTCCCCCCGAATTACTGATGATCGAGAGGTTAAGTCAAATCCTCTCTTATTGACATCCGCGATCGCCTTGTTAGCTTTAACTGGTGGAATTTATCTGTTTAGTACAGGATGGAACCCGCTTAAAAGCAATAGTCTGCCAATTAACAGCCTTAGTCCTAGTCCTTCTATCTCTACACCTGAGACTTCACCTTCTCCTTTAGTTCAGACTTCAGCAGCACCTATACTAGACCGCAAGGCTAACTATGGGCAACTAAGTATCTATCTCAAAGAGAAAGACTGGAAAGCTGCCGATCATGAAACCTATTTATTACTTCTCAAAGCCGCAGGAAGCCAATCTGATATTGACGGGACATTTCACCCCGATGAATTTAATCGGATTACTTGTGCGGATCTAGTTTTAATCGATCAACTATGGACACAGGCAAGCAATGGCAAACAGGGATTAACTGCTCAGAAAAAGATTTACGAAGATTTTGCTAAAGATATTCGTAAAACATACGAAAATATTGGTTGGCTCAGTCCATCTGGCGAACTAGCGATCGATACTGCCTACGATCGCAAGACTTCACGGTGGGAATATATCGAAGGTCGGCAGCCCAATTTCAAGTCTCCACCTGTTGGGCACCTGCCATTTTTGCTTCGCGATCCCAACAAAAATTTAGAGCGCATGGCTACTTTATATCGATGTTCGTCCTAA
- the nrdR gene encoding transcriptional regulator NrdR: protein MLCPFCQHTDSRVLESRSAEAGCSIRRRRECLNCQRRFTTYERIEFVPITVLKRDGASESFDRSKLLRGMIRACEKTGVSQTTLESIIDEIEAQLQVRDCHQVSSVEIGEMVLQYLQDVSEVAYVRFASVYRQFRGVRDFAEALNHFAAN, encoded by the coding sequence ATGCTCTGCCCGTTTTGTCAGCATACCGATAGCCGTGTTTTAGAATCTCGTTCGGCAGAGGCAGGCTGTAGTATTCGACGCAGACGCGAATGTCTTAATTGTCAGCGTCGGTTTACTACATACGAACGCATTGAGTTTGTACCAATTACAGTTTTAAAAAGAGATGGAGCCAGTGAATCTTTCGATCGCTCTAAGCTTTTGCGAGGCATGATTCGAGCTTGTGAAAAAACGGGGGTATCACAAACAACTCTAGAATCAATTATTGACGAAATCGAAGCGCAACTACAAGTACGCGATTGCCATCAAGTTTCGAGCGTGGAAATTGGCGAGATGGTGTTGCAATATTTACAAGATGTCAGCGAGGTTGCATACGTGAGATTTGCTTCAGTATACCGACAATTTCGGGGGGTTCGAGATTTTGCCGAAGCTCTAAACCACTTTGCAGCAAATTAA
- a CDS encoding DUF3155 domain-containing protein, with translation MFCNPDRISGSKLGGINLARRRKRKSRRRQEGRKILEHIPQFSIDSGEDKPVTAARKYIHTHGILPPALLLVRRNEHTTDRYFWAEKGLFGAQYVEENHFLFPSLKPPEEREVALVGCR, from the coding sequence ATGTTTTGTAATCCCGATCGCATTTCAGGGTCTAAATTAGGAGGTATCAATTTGGCAAGGAGACGTAAGCGCAAAAGTAGACGTCGCCAAGAAGGGCGCAAAATCCTAGAACATATTCCTCAATTTAGTATCGATAGCGGTGAAGACAAGCCCGTGACGGCTGCACGAAAGTACATTCATACACATGGCATTCTTCCTCCAGCACTGTTGCTTGTAAGACGTAACGAGCACACAACAGATCGATACTTTTGGGCAGAAAAAGGACTATTTGGAGCACAGTATGTTGAAGAAAATCACTTCTTGTTCCCTAGTCTAAAACCACCCGAAGAAAGAGAAGTTGCACTGGTTGGCTGTAGATAA
- the lipA gene encoding lipoyl synthase: MAVKPDWLRVKAPQWERVGNVKEVLRDLGLNTVCEEASCPNIGECFNQGTATFLIMGPACTRACPYCDIDFEKKPQALDPMEPINLGEAVRRMKLKHVVVTSVNRDDLPDGGASQFVRCIEEIRKLMPQTTIELLIPDLCSNWEALATILAARPHVLNHNTETVPRLYRRVRPQGEYQRSLELLRRAREIAPWVYTKSGVMVGMSETYEEVLEVMRDLRAVDCDIITIGQYLQPSAKHLTLHEFVTPEQFEAWRIAGEAMGFLQVVSSPLTRSSYHAEQVQALMKLYPKSDI, from the coding sequence ATGGCAGTCAAACCAGATTGGTTGCGAGTTAAAGCCCCGCAGTGGGAGCGCGTTGGTAATGTGAAAGAAGTCTTGCGCGACTTGGGGCTAAATACTGTGTGTGAAGAAGCATCTTGTCCAAATATTGGCGAATGCTTTAACCAAGGTACTGCCACATTTTTGATTATGGGGCCAGCTTGTACTCGCGCTTGCCCTTACTGCGATATTGACTTTGAGAAAAAACCTCAAGCTCTCGATCCGATGGAGCCAATTAATTTGGGTGAAGCAGTCCGACGGATGAAGCTTAAGCATGTTGTCGTTACTTCTGTTAATCGTGATGATTTGCCCGATGGCGGTGCTTCCCAGTTTGTAAGATGCATCGAAGAGATTCGTAAGTTGATGCCACAAACTACTATTGAACTTCTTATTCCCGATCTTTGCTCTAATTGGGAAGCCTTAGCAACAATTTTGGCAGCTCGTCCCCATGTACTTAATCACAATACGGAGACTGTGCCAAGGCTTTATCGGCGAGTGCGTCCACAGGGCGAATATCAACGTAGTTTAGAGCTATTACGTCGAGCTCGTGAAATTGCGCCTTGGGTTTATACCAAGTCAGGCGTTATGGTGGGCATGAGCGAAACCTATGAAGAGGTTTTGGAGGTGATGCGTGATTTGAGAGCTGTGGATTGCGATATTATTACCATTGGTCAATATCTGCAACCTTCAGCAAAGCATTTGACTTTGCATGAGTTTGTAACACCTGAGCAGTTTGAAGCATGGAGAATTGCTGGTGAGGCGATGGGATTTCTGCAAGTTGTTTCTTCGCCGCTTACGCGCAGTTCCTACCATGCAGAGCAGGTTCAAGCATTAATGAAGTTGTATCCTAAATCTGATATCTAG
- a CDS encoding leucine-rich repeat domain-containing protein, whose product MTNLVQSNQNLFVSTKYSVERSHLILNHFIERSQYLLVMVIKNEYAIAHNQSFIRVIRYFYDLCCKATKINMKSSLHVDIVSATVLILSFQVSQVDAAPTNNQSFEQWCLRKNSVSVETKKTVEVMLKRSGTQDCKLADMKLNSLSTLSLNGTQISDIKPLAGLTKLTELYLGDNKISDIKPLAGLTKLTYLYLGNNQISDIKPLTGLTKLTELYLLSNKIADIKPLANLTKLTWLSLNSNKIIDIKPFVGLTNLTHLNLSSNQISDIKPLESLTNLTALFLGENKIGDIKPLEGLANLTFLSLSRNQITDVKPLAGLTNLMILYLGKNQVSNVKPLGGVPKLANLYLDENQISDIRPLAGLTNLTELSLGGNQISDIKPLAGLTMLDRLSLSGNQISDVKPLADLIHLTVLSLGGNQISDVKPLAGLTKLTYLGLSNNKINDNSCSVKPESVCTYW is encoded by the coding sequence GTGACAAATCTTGTCCAGTCAAACCAGAATCTGTTTGTAAGTACTAAATATTCCGTAGAGCGATCGCATCTGATTCTCAATCACTTCATAGAGCGATCACAATATTTATTGGTGATGGTGATCAAGAATGAATATGCGATCGCACACAACCAAAGTTTTATAAGAGTGATACGATATTTTTATGATTTATGCTGTAAAGCAACCAAAATCAATATGAAATCATCTTTGCACGTTGATATTGTCTCAGCCACAGTACTAATTCTATCGTTCCAAGTTTCACAGGTTGATGCGGCTCCAACCAATAATCAAAGCTTTGAGCAATGGTGTTTACGGAAGAATTCTGTTTCAGTAGAGACTAAAAAGACGGTTGAGGTAATGCTCAAGAGATCTGGCACGCAAGACTGTAAGCTAGCTGATATGAAGCTCAATAGCCTATCTACACTTTCGCTCAACGGGACTCAAATCAGTGATATTAAGCCACTTGCAGGTTTGACTAAGTTAACAGAACTCTATCTCGGTGACAATAAGATTAGTGATATTAAGCCACTTGCGGGTTTGACTAAATTGACTTATCTCTATCTAGGAAACAATCAAATTAGTGACATTAAGCCACTTACAGGTTTGACTAAGTTAACAGAACTCTATCTCTTAAGCAATAAAATCGCTGACATTAAGCCACTTGCGAATTTGACTAAGTTGACTTGGCTCTCTCTCAACAGCAATAAAATCATTGATATCAAGCCTTTTGTGGGCTTGACTAATTTGACTCACCTCAATCTTAGTAGCAATCAAATTAGCGACATTAAGCCCCTTGAGAGTTTGACTAATCTAACGGCACTCTTTCTTGGCGAGAATAAGATTGGTGATATTAAGCCGCTTGAAGGTTTGGCGAATTTAACTTTTCTCTCACTCAGCAGGAATCAAATCACTGATGTTAAGCCACTTGCTGGTTTAACTAATTTAATGATCCTTTATCTCGGTAAGAATCAAGTTAGTAATGTTAAGCCACTTGGGGGGGTGCCTAAGTTGGCTAACCTTTATCTCGACGAGAATCAAATCAGTGATATTAGGCCACTTGCAGGTTTGACGAATCTAACGGAGCTCTCACTCGGCGGTAATCAAATCAGTGATATTAAGCCACTTGCGGGTTTGACCATGTTGGATCGACTCTCACTCAGCGGTAATCAAATCAGTGATGTTAAGCCACTTGCGGATTTGATTCATCTAACGGTACTTTCACTCGGCGGTAATCAAATCAGTGATGTTAAGCCACTTGCGGGATTGACTAAGTTGACGTACCTCGGTCTAAGTAACAACAAAATTAATGACAACTCCTGCTCAGTCAAACCTGAATCTGTTTGCACATACTGGTAG